Part of the Maridesulfovibrio sp. genome, GCACGTAACGCAGGAACTGGCTCGTCTGGACAATGCCATGATCGCCAGGGCCGACGAAGTTTATGATGTGGCTTTCCGCCGGGCCGGTATGCTGCGGGTGCAGACCATTGACGGCATGTTCGACGCGGCCCAGACCCTTGCCAGTTTGCGCCAGCCAGTGCGCGGAGACCGTCTGGCGATTATCGTCAACGGAACCAGCGCCGGACTTACCGCAGCGGACGGTTTGATTCGTCGGGGCGGTAAACTCGCCAAGCTTTCCGAGGATACTGTTGCAAAGCTGAATACCGTATTTGACGGGGAATGGAGCGGTAGCAATCCGGTGACGATCAAGTTTGACACCCCCGGTCAGAAATATCTCGATGCCCTAAAGGTGTTGATTAAAGATAAGGAAGTGGATGCCGTGCTGGTGGTTCATGTTCCTTTTGCCGGAATTTCCAGTGCCGAAGTTGCTGAAATTCTTGCCAAGGGTTTGAAGAGGGTCCGGCGGATGGTGCTGACCTCGTGGCTGGGCTCGGATATGTCCCGCAAGTCGCGTAAAATTTTCTCTGTTCACGGCATTCCCACATACGAAAGTGCAGATCAGGCTGTGCGTGCGTTCATGTACATGGCTGAATACCAGCGTAACCAGGAGCTGCTCACCGAGACACCTGATTCTTTGCCGACGGACTTTTTCCCGGACACAACCACTGCCCGGGAAACTGTGCGCAAGGCCCTTACCGAGGGACGGCAGGAGCTTAACGAGCCGGAGGCCCGCCGGGTGCTGGCGGCCTATGGTTTGCCCGTTGTGGAAACAAGGGTGGCTGTGTCCGCACGTGAAGCGGTCATTGCGGCAGATGAGATCGGTTGCCCGGTGGCCCTTAAAATACGTTCCCCCCAGATCAATCAGCCCTATGATGTTGGTGGTGTTGTCCTTGACCTTGAAAGTACGGAAAAAGTCTGGGAAGCAGCAGCAACCATGCTCACCCGTGTCAATCGCCAGCGTCCTGATGCATATATTGAAGGGTTCACGGTCCAGAAAATGGGCCGCAGGCTTGGGGCGCATGAACTTTTTATTTCCGCGTCCGCTGATTCAACATTCGGTCCTATCATCCATTTCGGTCATGGGGGCATGACCCGTGAAGTAGTCCGAGATCAGGCTGTAGCCATGGTGCCACTGAATATGAGTCTTGCCCGTGAACTTATCAGCAGGACCCGTATTTCCCGGCTTCTTTCCGGTACTCCCACGCAGCCTCCTGCGGATATTGACGACCTTTGCCTGACCTTGATTCAGGTTTCGCAGCTTTTTATTGATATTCCCCAGATTGTGCATCTGGATATCAACCCTCTCTACGGAGATGAGACAGGGGTGCTGGCACTTGGTGCCAAGATTCTGGTCGCTGAGTGCCGCGAGGATTGCCCGCAACTGGCTATCCGGCCTTATCCGCGTGAGCTGGAAGAATGTGTAGTTCTCCGTGACAGCAGGCAGGTTACTTTGCGTCCGATTCGTCCTGAAGATGAACCTGCCCATTATAAGTTTTTGGAGCAGGTCTCGGACGAAGATATGCGCATGCGCTTTTTTGGCGTGGTGCGCAGGGATTTTGACCACAAGGATATGTCTCGCTTCACCCAGATCAACTATGATCGTGAGATGGCTTTCATCGCCACGGCAATGGGAGAACATGGAGTTCCGGAAACTCTCGGTGTGGTGCGTACTTCCACCAAACCGGATAATTCCGAAGCGGAATTTGCAATTGTGGTTCGTTCCGATCTCAAAGGAACCGGTCTGGGGTCCATGCTTTTTCATAAGATTATCCGCTACACAAGAGACCGCGGCACCCATTGGCTCGTGGGCCAGACGCTTTTTGAAAACAAAGCCATGCAGGGGCTTTCCCGTAAGTTCGGATTCGAGATCAGTGAAAATTATGATGAAGATCTCGTGGAAATGCGTTTGGACTGCAGTAAGCAGCAAAAAGACGCGGAGTAGTTTTGAATTGTCCTGAACCAGCGTCAAGCCGGCGCAAAGTTTTCATATTCAACATACTTAAGTCTCTCTTTGCCGGGGGACTTCTTTTCTGGTTGGTTAAATCCGGGGGAATCCGCCCGGAGTACCTTGCGGTCGCTGCGGATCATATTCCGGTCTTGGGTGCGGCCTGCCTGATCATCGCTTTCGGGATGGGGCTTGGTGCTGTCCGCTATGTGGAGCTGTTGAAGGGTGCTGGGCTGGGCATTTCCTTGAAAGACAGTTTTAAGGTTTCCGCGATCATGTATTTTTTTACCCAATGTGTGATGGGTTCGGCCAGCGGAGATGTCGCCCGATATTTTTATACCACCCGCATTACCGGTCAGGGGGCACGGGTCGGAGCCTCCATTATTGTGGACCGCATTATCGGGATTATGGGGTTGTTCCTGTTCGGCGGACTGGGAATGGCCTTTAACTGGGCTATTGTTGAGCATTCTCCGGAATTGCGGGCTATTGCGGTTCCGGCTCTGGGTATACTCTGTTTGTTTTGGTTTAGTGTGCTGCTGGTTTTTCTGGCTCTTGTGCGCGGACGGGTGGCAGGTTTTGCGGTTGGGCTGATATTTCCGGTTCTGACTGGAATTTTCTGTTTTTTGGGTACAGGCTTTCTAGGCCGGGAGGTCGGTCCGGTTCTGTTCTATGCCGCACTGATTTCCCTTGCAGCACCTTTGGTCGCTCCTGAATTTTTGAAAACAGGTTATATTTACCAGAAGTTTTTCAAGGGTTCGAAATTTGGAGAAAAGATCGGGGAAGTGGTTTCAGCATTGCTGCTCTATCGAAATTCCATATCCACGGTTTTAAAGATTGTCGGCTTGACCGCAATTCAGCATATTTCCTTTGTTTACGCTATCTATCTCCTTGCCCGTATTCAGAATCTTCCAGTACTCCCTGATTTTAATGAAGTCTTTTTTGCGGCCCCGCTTTCTTTTCTTGCCGGAGTTATCCCTGCTCCTGCTGCCGGACTGGGTGTTAATGAGGCAGCCTTTGAGACTCTGCTTTATCTTGGTTCCTGTGGAAGTGTGGTTGCCGGGGCTTCCATTTTTCTCATGTATAGAATCTGGACGACTCTTTTCAGTTTGAGTGGGCTTTATTTTGTGATGAGGTTTAAAAAATAAAAACCATGTCGGGCCGTTCTGCGAGGTAAAGCGTTCTTGCGAAGACTTTACCCGGGTGAAGGACCGGACATGGTTTTAAGGAACCTGCACCTGATTCGGCAGTTCCTGACACCCTCCCGATTGATGTCTTGCCTATCTGATCGGTCTGCGGGATAAAAACTTTACATGTCTAAACAAAAGTAATTCATAAACCGCCCCTTGCATAAACATGGCCGTGGTATGTATGGTCCATCTAATAAATGCAACCAATCGCAAACGGCGGAGTCTCCAATTGAGGATATTACTTTTATTATTCGTTTCTGTATTTCTTGTTAATTACCCTTGTTCCGCTGCCTTGGCTGAAAATGGAACTTCTGCATCAGTCTCAGATCAGCAGCAAAGAGGGGCAGACCAGTCTCTGGTACTGCTCATGGAAGGGAACCTGCGGTTTGTTAAAGGAAGCAGTGTTTACCCGAACCAGACCTCCCACCAGCGCAAAATTCTGGCTCTAAGGGGCCAGAACCCGTTTGCGACTGTTGTTACAGCCTCTGATTCGCGGGTGGACCCGGTGTTGATTTTCGATCGTGGTCTCGGTGATCTTTTTACCGTTCGGCTCGTCGGCAATGTGGCTGGTTCAGATTCATTGGCCTCGGTGGAATATTCAATGCTGGCTCTTGAGACCCCGCTGCTGGTTGTTATGGGCCATACCCGATCTACCCTGATAAAAGCCGCTATTGATAAGGTCGAATTGAAAGGGCTTCTTGTTCAGCTAATGGGAAAGCTGGAACCGGCCATTCAAATGACCCGCGTACTTTATCCTTCGCTTAAGGGCGTAGAACTGGCGGATAAGGTGGCGGAAACAAATGTCAGACAGGTAATGCGTGAGATTTTGAGCCAGTGTCCGGCTATTCTTGAAAAGGTCCGTTCCGGTAAGGCTCAGCTCATGGGGGCAATTTATGATACCGATACCGGTGCGGTGCGCTGGCTCGGACCTTAAGTTATGTGCTGGTTAGTCCACCTGAATATCATAAGTCTTGAGCTTGCGGTAAAGAGAGCTTCTTTCCAGCCCGACGGCTTCGGCCAGTTTTGAAACGTTCCCCTTATATTCGCGGAGCTTGGCTTCAAGGAACTGGGCTTCAAAATCAGCACGGGCCTTTTTGAAATCAACCTCGCCTTCCGGCAGGGGCAATGGGAGCTGCTCCTGATCAGTCTCAGCTTTCTCAATGCGCGGACCGTTGGCAATTTCCGGGGGGAGCTTGTCCGGTCCGACTTCCTTGCCGCCGAACATAATCAGCATTCTTTCCACAAAGTTTTTTAATTCACGGACGTTTCCGGGCCATGAGTATTCAGTCAGAACCTTTAGGGCCGATTCAGTGAAGGTCAGCGGTTTGAATCCATGCTGTCGGTTCAGGATGGTGATAAATTCGTTGATCAGCAAGGGAATGTCTTTTGCTCGGTCGCGTAACGGAGGAACTTCCAACGGGAAGACTTTCAACCTGTAGTAGAGGTCCTCACGAAAGTTACCGTTCTTTATTTCTTCAAACAGATCCTTGTTGGTCGCGGCAATTACGCGCACATCCACGTGGATGGTTTTTCTGCCACCGACGCGTTCAAAACGTTGTTCCTGAAGAATTCGCAGGATTTTAGCCTGTGTCTTCAGGCTCATATCTCCGATTTCATCCAGAAATAGGGTGCCGTTATCAGCCAGTTCAAATTTACCTTCCTGAGCTTTTTCCGCCCCTGTGAATGCTCCCTTTTCATGGCCGAAGAGTTCCGATTCAATCAATTCTTCCGGAATGGCCGCGCAGTTTACCGCTACAAGCGGTTTATCCGCTCTCTGGCTTTGGGAATGAATGGAACGGGCTACAATTTCTTTACCGGTGCCGTTTTCCCCGGTGATAAGTACCCAAGCGTCTGTGGGGGCCACCTGTCCGATGACCTCGCGCATGGAGTCGATAGATTCAGACTGTCCGGTTAATCTGGCCGGCTGTTCTGCGGCAATGCGGGTGCGCAGTGCTTTGTTTTCCGATT contains:
- a CDS encoding bifunctional acetate--CoA ligase family protein/GNAT family N-acetyltransferase, coding for MSVINLEYLFQPGSVAVIGATNDPANAGNILMRNLMGGGFLGPVMPVSTDAEAISGVLTYKDVADLPKVPDLAVICLPLGECPPLLERLRNIGVKACALIGPGFSAIPKAERVRLRAELLRAANSPQMRILGPKSLGFIVPAMNLNASLAPLPAKAGKIAFVSQSDSFIPTVLDWAATNDIGFSHVVSLGSRIDLTFGDVLDYLGSDAQTRSILLYIESIHDARDFMSAARAASRNKPVLAIRPGQALQHVTQELARLDNAMIARADEVYDVAFRRAGMLRVQTIDGMFDAAQTLASLRQPVRGDRLAIIVNGTSAGLTAADGLIRRGGKLAKLSEDTVAKLNTVFDGEWSGSNPVTIKFDTPGQKYLDALKVLIKDKEVDAVLVVHVPFAGISSAEVAEILAKGLKRVRRMVLTSWLGSDMSRKSRKIFSVHGIPTYESADQAVRAFMYMAEYQRNQELLTETPDSLPTDFFPDTTTARETVRKALTEGRQELNEPEARRVLAAYGLPVVETRVAVSAREAVIAADEIGCPVALKIRSPQINQPYDVGGVVLDLESTEKVWEAAATMLTRVNRQRPDAYIEGFTVQKMGRRLGAHELFISASADSTFGPIIHFGHGGMTREVVRDQAVAMVPLNMSLARELISRTRISRLLSGTPTQPPADIDDLCLTLIQVSQLFIDIPQIVHLDINPLYGDETGVLALGAKILVAECREDCPQLAIRPYPRELEECVVLRDSRQVTLRPIRPEDEPAHYKFLEQVSDEDMRMRFFGVVRRDFDHKDMSRFTQINYDREMAFIATAMGEHGVPETLGVVRTSTKPDNSEAEFAIVVRSDLKGTGLGSMLFHKIIRYTRDRGTHWLVGQTLFENKAMQGLSRKFGFEISENYDEDLVEMRLDCSKQQKDAE
- a CDS encoding sigma-54 dependent transcriptional regulator, whose product is MSKNILIVDDEDGIRYSLRGILEDEGFDVSEAESGEKALEHLSEEQPDLVFLDIWLPGMDGLEILDRIKKEWDWLPVVMISGHGNIETAVSAIKKGAFDFIEKPLSLEKVVITAEKAVEFSRLQSENKALRTRIAAEQPARLTGQSESIDSMREVIGQVAPTDAWVLITGENGTGKEIVARSIHSQSQRADKPLVAVNCAAIPEELIESELFGHEKGAFTGAEKAQEGKFELADNGTLFLDEIGDMSLKTQAKILRILQEQRFERVGGRKTIHVDVRVIAATNKDLFEEIKNGNFREDLYYRLKVFPLEVPPLRDRAKDIPLLINEFITILNRQHGFKPLTFTESALKVLTEYSWPGNVRELKNFVERMLIMFGGKEVGPDKLPPEIANGPRIEKAETDQEQLPLPLPEGEVDFKKARADFEAQFLEAKLREYKGNVSKLAEAVGLERSSLYRKLKTYDIQVD
- a CDS encoding lysylphosphatidylglycerol synthase transmembrane domain-containing protein, encoding MNCPEPASSRRKVFIFNILKSLFAGGLLFWLVKSGGIRPEYLAVAADHIPVLGAACLIIAFGMGLGAVRYVELLKGAGLGISLKDSFKVSAIMYFFTQCVMGSASGDVARYFYTTRITGQGARVGASIIVDRIIGIMGLFLFGGLGMAFNWAIVEHSPELRAIAVPALGILCLFWFSVLLVFLALVRGRVAGFAVGLIFPVLTGIFCFLGTGFLGREVGPVLFYAALISLAAPLVAPEFLKTGYIYQKFFKGSKFGEKIGEVVSALLLYRNSISTVLKIVGLTAIQHISFVYAIYLLARIQNLPVLPDFNEVFFAAPLSFLAGVIPAPAAGLGVNEAAFETLLYLGSCGSVVAGASIFLMYRIWTTLFSLSGLYFVMRFKK
- a CDS encoding carbonic anhydrase, producing MRILLLLFVSVFLVNYPCSAALAENGTSASVSDQQQRGADQSLVLLMEGNLRFVKGSSVYPNQTSHQRKILALRGQNPFATVVTASDSRVDPVLIFDRGLGDLFTVRLVGNVAGSDSLASVEYSMLALETPLLVVMGHTRSTLIKAAIDKVELKGLLVQLMGKLEPAIQMTRVLYPSLKGVELADKVAETNVRQVMREILSQCPAILEKVRSGKAQLMGAIYDTDTGAVRWLGP